In one window of Nomascus leucogenys isolate Asia chromosome 1a, Asia_NLE_v1, whole genome shotgun sequence DNA:
- the ZFAND5 gene encoding AN1-type zinc finger protein 5, protein MAQETNQTPGPMLCSTGCGFYGNPRTNGMCSVCYKEHLQRQQNSGRMSPMGTASGSNSPTSDSASVQRADTSLNNCEGAAGSASEKSRNVPVAALPVTQQMTEMSISREDKITTPKTEVSEPVVTQPSPSVSQPSTSQSEEKAPELPKPKKNRCFMCRKKVGLTGFDCRCGNLFCGLHRYSDKHNCPYDYKAEAAAKIRKENPVVVAEKIQRI, encoded by the exons ATGGCTCAGGAGACTAACCAGACCCCGGGGCCCATGCTGTGTAGCACAGGATGTGGCTTTTATGGAAATCCTAGGACAAATGGAATGTGTTCAGTTTGCTACAAAGAACATCTTCAGAGGCAGCAGAATAGTGGCAGAATGAGCCCAATGG ggaCAGCTAGTGGTTCCAACAGTCCTACCTCAGATTCTGCATCTGTACAGAGAGCAGACACTAGCTTAAACAACTGTGAAGGTGCTGCTGGCAGCGCATCTGAAAAATCAAG AAATGTGCCTGTGGCTGCCTTGCCTGTAACTCAGCAAATGACAGAAATGAGCATTTCAAGAGAGGACAAAATAACTACCCCGAAAACAGAGGTGTCAGAGCCAG TTGTCACTCAGCCCAGTCCGTCAGTTTCTCAGCCCAGTACTTCTCAGAGTGAAGAAAAAGCTCCTGAATTGCCCAAACCAAAGAAAAACAGATGTTTCATGTGCAGAAAGAAAGTTGGTCTTACAG GGTTTGACTGCCGATGTGGAAATTTGTTTTGTGGACTTCACCGTTACTCTGACAAGCACAACTGTCCGTATGATTACAAAGCAGAAGCTGCagcaaaaatcagaaaagagaatCCAGTTGTTGTGGCTGAAAAAATTCAGAGAATATAA